The Pirellulimonas nuda genome includes a region encoding these proteins:
- a CDS encoding Hint domain-containing protein — MATMRHKDYAIIATLLIAAATCLWLGLSPDQPTIQPVVATTPVSLSSPRVVEQRIETIRVGQRVWVGENPSSELDLRFGDDVVCADWRQMTLRAPKRGGGHAEVEMLRPAWWLEEHGVRAGGEVDIEVPECGIEGRAKVLGVGPCPPIPPGPGRVVTATFHHQAAATIDVAVEGLAEPIGATPNHPFWSETEQRFVRADQLRPGEEVRTLHGTARVASISPRGPPEPVYNLEVHAEHVYRVGETGLLVHNGNPCNFVPSAELEASARTLHVTKVRNSSKEVVHASDQAKARHVFGSKGDATQAIKDLTQRIKSQGFPKGTTIDPKDPNSVLVPIGNGYAVFSIKKGRAQIETIID, encoded by the coding sequence ATGGCTACAATGCGACATAAAGACTACGCCATCATCGCCACGCTGCTCATCGCGGCGGCGACTTGCCTATGGCTGGGGCTGTCGCCCGACCAACCCACGATCCAGCCCGTGGTGGCGACGACCCCCGTGTCGCTCTCGTCGCCGCGGGTGGTTGAGCAACGGATCGAGACGATCCGTGTCGGCCAGCGGGTGTGGGTCGGCGAGAACCCCTCCAGCGAGCTCGACCTCCGCTTCGGCGACGATGTCGTCTGCGCCGATTGGCGGCAGATGACGCTGCGGGCGCCCAAGCGTGGCGGCGGCCACGCCGAGGTCGAGATGCTCCGCCCCGCCTGGTGGCTGGAAGAGCACGGCGTGCGTGCCGGCGGCGAGGTCGATATCGAGGTCCCCGAGTGCGGCATCGAGGGGCGGGCGAAGGTGCTGGGCGTCGGGCCCTGCCCCCCCATCCCGCCGGGCCCCGGCCGGGTCGTGACCGCCACGTTCCACCATCAGGCCGCGGCGACGATCGACGTAGCGGTCGAGGGGCTCGCCGAGCCGATCGGCGCCACCCCCAACCACCCCTTCTGGAGCGAGACCGAGCAGCGGTTCGTCCGCGCCGATCAGTTACGCCCCGGAGAAGAGGTCCGCACGCTGCACGGCACGGCCCGCGTCGCCAGCATCTCGCCCCGCGGCCCCCCCGAGCCCGTCTACAACCTGGAGGTCCACGCCGAGCACGTCTATCGCGTCGGTGAGACTGGACTGCTGGTGCATAATGGGAACCCATGCAACTTTGTACCATCAGCAGAGCTGGAAGCATCCGCCAGAACCTTACATGTAACGAAAGTAAGGAACTCCTCAAAAGAAGTTGTACATGCATCCGATCAAGCAAAGGCGCGCCATGTCTTCGGGTCCAAGGGCGATGCCACGCAGGCAATTAAAGACTTAACCCAAAGGATAAAATCCCAGGGCTTCCCGAAGGGCACTACCATCGATCCTAAAGACCCAAATTCTGTCTTAGTTCCGATTGGAAATGGCTATGCCGTTTTCTCGATTAAGAAGGGCAGAGCACAGATCGAAACGATAATAGACTAG
- a CDS encoding DUF7738 domain-containing protein: protein MLPEIAVSLNVAEIDGRRIEGGLRIERFESMLGKPDRCNVPGWRLKHVFIPYDDNVVYLFDQHGIALNEHKTSKLVHALVVNLELEQVRYATKKRFPGTLTVLGVPVVAGMRFDEFSSQCEHNFTAHLGHAWFLDGERLSIQFEIKKAKGKYGLERGVIQYVSVGFRGAHKHEEHV, encoded by the coding sequence GTGCTCCCTGAGATCGCAGTATCGCTGAACGTAGCCGAAATAGACGGGCGTAGAATTGAGGGAGGACTGCGCATTGAGAGGTTCGAGTCCATGCTCGGCAAACCAGATCGATGCAACGTACCCGGCTGGCGATTAAAGCATGTATTTATTCCATACGACGACAATGTCGTGTACCTCTTCGATCAACATGGAATAGCATTGAATGAGCACAAGACATCAAAGCTTGTACATGCGTTAGTGGTCAATCTTGAATTAGAGCAAGTAAGGTATGCAACTAAGAAGCGATTTCCAGGCACTCTAACTGTTCTTGGCGTACCTGTTGTCGCAGGTATGCGATTCGACGAGTTCAGCAGTCAATGCGAACACAACTTCACTGCCCACCTTGGCCACGCTTGGTTCCTAGATGGCGAGCGATTATCCATTCAGTTCGAGATAAAGAAGGCGAAAGGCAAGTACGGATTGGAAAGAGGAGTGATTCAATACGTTAGCGTTGGTTTTCGTGGAGCCCACAAGCACGAAGAGCATGTTTAG